The following are encoded in a window of Pagrus major chromosome 14, Pma_NU_1.0 genomic DNA:
- the slc38a2 gene encoding sodium-coupled neutral amino acid symporter 2 yields MKQPTAKTEMSRFNISPEEDSSSSNSNEYTYQDCPKKVPLSGPYTDIDAESQNFLPEHNLGKKKYETEYHQGNASFGMSVFNLGNAIMGSGILGLSYAMANTGIALFVILLMAVAIFSLYSVHLLLKTANEGGALVYEQLGYKAFGMPGKLAASCCITMQNIGAMSSYLYIVKYELPIVIQSFMGASNGEWYTNGDYLVLLVTLAIILPLSLLRNLGYLGYTSGLSLLCMVFFLIVVIIKKFQIPCPLPEDVNALNETFSKVLNTTLSHLNTTAVDYSEDACTPKYFVFNSQTVYAVPILSFAFVCHPAILPMYEELKDRSRRKMQGVANVSFLAMFIMYLLAALFGYLTFNIHVEPELLHTYSKVYKSDVILLIVRLAVLTAVTLTVPVVLFPIRTSVNQLLCASKEFSWIRHTVITVVLLAGTNALVIFVPTIRDIFGFIGASAAAMLIFILPSAFYIKLVKKESMKSVQKIGATLFLICGFMVMIGSMSLIILDWIHNASVSTDAHADGH; encoded by the exons ATGAAACAGCCCACTGCCAAGACTGAGATGAGCCGTTTCAACATCTCTCCTGAGgaagacagcagcagctccaacagCAATGAGTACACTTACCAGGACTGTCCCAAGAAGGTCCCACTGAGCGG CCCTTACACTGACATCGACGCAGAGAGTCAAAACTTCCTCCCTGAACACAACCTGGGCAAGAAGAAGTATGAGACTGAATAT CACCAGGGCAATGCCTCCTTTGGCATGTCAGTATTCAACCTGGGCAACGCCATCATGGGCAGTGGCATCCTGGGTCTGTCCTACGCCATGGCCAACACTGGCATCGCCCTCTTTGT GATTCTCCTCATGGCCGTCGCCATCTTCTCCTTGTATTCTGTCCACTTGCTGCTAAAGACGGCCAACGAAGGAG gTGCGCTGGTGTACGAGCAGCTGGGTTACAAAGCCTTCGGGATGCCGGGGAAACTCGCCGCCTCCTGCTGCATCACCATGCAGAACATCGGAG CCATGTCAAGCTACCTCTACATCGTCAAATACGAGCTGCCCATCGTCATTCAATCCTTTATGGGAGCCAGCAATGG TGAATGGTACACTAACGGTGACTACCTGGTGCTGCTGGTGACGCTTGCTATTATCCTGCCGCTGTCACTGCTCAGGAACTTGG GTTACCTCGGCTACACGAGTGGTCTGTCCCTGCTCTGCATGGTGTTCTTTCTGATTGTG GTGATCATCAAGAAGTTCCAGATCCCGTGCCCTCTGCCCGAAGACGTCAACGCTCTGAACGAGACGTTTAGCAAAGTGTTAAACACCACCCTGTCGCACCTGAACACCACCGCCGTGGACTACAGCGAGGACGCCTGCACGCCGAAGTACTTTGTCTTCAACTCTCAG ACTGTCTACGCTGTTCCCATCCTGTCCTTCGCCTTCGTGTGCCACCCTGCCATCCTGCCCATGTATGAGGAGCTGAAAGA CCGTTCCCGCAGAAAGATGCAGGGCGTTGCCAACGTGTCCTTCCTGGCCATGTTCATCATGTACCTGCTGGCCGCCCTCTTCGGATACCTGACCTTCAACA TTCACGTGGAGCCTGAGCTGCTGCACACCTACTCCAAGGTCTACAAGTCTGATGTCATCCTGCTGATCGTCCGTCTGGCTGTGCTGACCGCCGTCACCCTCACCGTCCCCGTGGTGCTGTTCCCT aTCCGCACCTCCGTCAACCAGCTCCTGTGCGCCTCCAAGGAATTCAGCTGGATCCGCCACACCGTCATCACCGTGGTCCTGCTGGCCGGCACCAACGCCCTGGTCATCTTTGTCCCCACCATCAGAGACATCTTTGGCTTCATTG gtgcctctgctgctgccatgCTCATCTTCATCCTGCCCTCGGCTTTCTACATCAAACTGGTCAAGAAGGAGTCCATGAAGTCTGTGCAAAAGATTGGG GCCACCCTCTTCCTGATATGCGGCTTCATGGTCATGATCGGCAGCATGAGCCTCATCATCCTGGACTGGATCCACAACGCCTCAGTCAGCACGGACGCACACGCCGACGGACACTAA